The genomic window CAGATCATTAGTGCCGAAAAAGGCATCAACGTTGGTGATTTCTGATTCCAGTTCGGGTTTGTATCGTTCAGATAAACAACCTGTAACCACTACTTTGCCAATTTTACCGGCTTCTTTTAGTTCACTGAACTGTAGAATGGTATCGATTGATTCTTGTTTAGCATTATCGATAAAACCGCAGGTGTTAATTACAACGATATCATCTTTGCCCATCTTGTCTGATTCGTGCACAACATTTAAATTGTTGCCACGCAGCTGCCCCATCAATACTTCCGAATCGTATATGTTTTTTGAACAACCTAATGTAATTACATTAATTTTAGGTTGTTTAATTGCGCTTTTACTTCTTACTATTTTGGTATTCATATTATTTTATTTACGCTTCTTTGCGGTTTGATTCCACAGATTTAGCGATTCCACAGATTCTATAGTGGGTATTTTAAAGGACTACACAGCTATTCTTTTTACCTCACAACTTGTGTTGCCAAAGTTAATCAGTAGTCCAGTCTTAATTGCTGGCTTTCAAATAAGAGATAAGTTGGTTCTGAAATAATTTAGGCTGATATCCTGTGACTGATTTTAGCTCCACTATCACTCTCTCTTCTACTACCAGATCACATCTAAATTTGCCAATAACTTCACCTTCGAACATGACTACAAACTCCTTCTCAACATCAAATTTTAACCCAGCTTGCTGAAGTTTTATTTTAAGGGCATTCACATAGTTTTCTCTAAAAAACCTGGACCTAGTTGCGTGTGAACTTTATAGCAACAACCAATTATAATTTGGGTAAGTTCATGATTTTCATATTCTTCCATTACTAAAATTACATAATAATCTGTAATCCTGTAATCTGTGGAATCAACCACGAAGTGAATTGTAGACTAAATCTTCAGTGGAATCAACCACGAAGTGCTATTTAAACAAACTATTCACAAACTCTTTCTTATCAAAAAGCTGTAAGTCGCCAATTTTTTCTCCTACGCCAATATATTTAACAGGAATCCTGAACTGATCTGAAATTCCGATTACTACACCGCCTTTTGCTGTTCCGTCTAATTTTGTAATGGCCAATGCATTAACATCAGTAGCTTCGGTAAACTGTTTGCACTGTTCAAAGGCGTTTTGTCCGGTTGAGGCATCTAACACCAATAAAATTTCGTGCGGTGCACCTGGTACTACCTTTTGCATCACTTGTTTAATTTTACCCAACTCATTCATCAAACCGATTTTGTTGTGTAAACGTCCGGCAGTATCAATAATCACTACATCTTCATCGTTGGCTACAGCCGATTGTAGGGTATCAAAAGCAACTGAAGCAGGATCAGAACCCATGGCCTGTGCCACAACCCTCACGCCAACGCGTTCGCCCCAGAGTTTAATCTGGTCAACGGCCGCAGCTCTAAAGGTATCGGCAGCACCTAATACTACTTTAAGTCCCGATTCTTTAAGTTTATGCGCCAGCTTTCCAATGGTAGTGGTTTTACCAACACCATTTACGCCAACCACCATAATTACATAAGGTTTATGATCGCCATATTCGAACTGACGGAAATCGTTACTGTTGTTTTCGGATAAAAGCAACTGGATTTCATCACGCAGGATAAAATTCAGCTCTGAGGTATTAAGGTATTTATCTTTGGCAACACGTTCTTCGATACGTTTGATAATTTTTAACGTAGTACTTACACCAACATCAGAAGTAACCAAAACTTCTTCCAGATTATCGAGCACTTCATCATCAACAGAAGATTTTCCTGCTACAGCTTTGGTAATTTTATTAAAGAAACCGTCTTTAGTTTTCTCTAAACCTTTATCCAGTGCCTCCTGAGCTTCAGGTGCAGTTTCTTTCTTTTTGAAAAAATCGAATAAACCCATATCTAAATTTTTATATAACAAAAAAAGCCCTTCCGGTTAAAACGGAACGGCCTTTAATATTTTTAATATTAAAAAATATTAACCTTATTTAGATGCAATAGCATCTTTTACGTGGTCGTTGTGTACGATAAGTTCTTTGAATGAGTAAGCACCGGTTTTTGGTGATTTTACCATTGTAATTACTTTCGAATATTCTTTACCTGTACCTGTTTTAAGGGTTGCAACTACTTTCTTTGCCATGTTCTTATAATTTTAATGATCGAATTAGAGAATGTTAGAATGTGAGAATTTTTTAACTCAATCATTCAATCAGTCTATCATTCAATTATTTTATCTCTTTATGTACGGTTACTTTTCTCAATACTGGATTGAATTTTTTCAATTCTAATCTCTCAGTAGTGTTTTTACGGTTTTTGGTAGAAATATATCTAGACATACCTGGCATGCCACTTTCTTTATGTTCAGTACATTCTAAAATAACCTGAACTCTGTTACCTTTTTTTGCCATTTTAATATAAATTGAAAACTGTTAATCTCAACAGTTAATGTTTTTTACAAAAATCCTTTTTTTACGAAACGGTTAATTGCTTCGCTAATGCCCACTTTATTGATGGTTTTAATCGCTGAAGTAGAAACTTTCAACGTAATCCAACGGTTTTCTTCAGGAATATAAAAT from Flavobacterium sp. W4I14 includes these protein-coding regions:
- a CDS encoding GxxExxY protein (product_source=TIGR04256; pfam=PF13366; tigrfam=TIGR04256), whose amino-acid sequence is MNALKIKLQQAGLKFDVEKEFVVMFEGEVIGKFRCDLVVEERVIVELKSVTGYQPKLFQNQLISYLKASN
- a CDS encoding fused signal recognition particle receptor (product_source=KO:K03110; cath_funfam=1.20.120.140,3.40.50.300; cog=COG0552; ko=KO:K03110; pfam=PF00448,PF02881; smart=SM00962,SM00963; superfamily=47364,52540; tigrfam=TIGR00064); the encoded protein is MGLFDFFKKKETAPEAQEALDKGLEKTKDGFFNKITKAVAGKSSVDDEVLDNLEEVLVTSDVGVSTTLKIIKRIEERVAKDKYLNTSELNFILRDEIQLLLSENNSNDFRQFEYGDHKPYVIMVVGVNGVGKTTTIGKLAHKLKESGLKVVLGAADTFRAAAVDQIKLWGERVGVRVVAQAMGSDPASVAFDTLQSAVANDEDVVIIDTAGRLHNKIGLMNELGKIKQVMQKVVPGAPHEILLVLDASTGQNAFEQCKQFTEATDVNALAITKLDGTAKGGVVIGISDQFRIPVKYIGVGEKIGDLQLFDKKEFVNSLFK
- a CDS encoding hypothetical protein (product_source=Hypo-rule applied; pfam=PF14128), with the protein product MAKKVVATLKTGTGKEYSKVITMVKSPKTGAYSFKELIVHNDHVKDAIASK
- a CDS encoding large subunit ribosomal protein L33 (product_source=KO:K02913; cog=COG0267; ko=KO:K02913; pfam=PF00471; superfamily=57829; tigrfam=TIGR01023), which gives rise to MAKKGNRVQVILECTEHKESGMPGMSRYISTKNRKNTTERLELKKFNPVLRKVTVHKEIK
- a CDS encoding large subunit ribosomal protein L28 (product_source=KO:K02902; cath_funfam=2.30.170.40; cog=COG0227; ko=KO:K02902; pfam=PF00830; superfamily=143800; tigrfam=TIGR00009); this encodes MSRVCDLTGKKAMVGNNVSHSNVKTKRKFYPNLQLQKFYIPEENRWITLKVSTSAIKTINKVGISEAINRFVKKGFL